In the genome of Streptococcus oralis, one region contains:
- a CDS encoding LemA family protein, which produces MKQNKVILSIVAIFFGLLVLGSCSAVTTYNGLVGEQTKVEQAQADVSTALQRRSDLIGNLVESVKGQMNHETEVFTKIADARAKIGSSSVTSEENQKAQGELSSALSRLISLTENYPELKSNQNVEQLMVELEGSENRIFVARKDYNKVAAEYNQKLRSFPTVLFANMMNFKEAETFKETEEAKIVPKVDFGTSSSSQ; this is translated from the coding sequence ATGAAACAAAATAAAGTAATTCTCTCAATAGTGGCGATCTTCTTTGGACTACTAGTTCTGGGAAGTTGTTCCGCAGTGACGACCTATAATGGTCTGGTTGGTGAACAGACTAAGGTGGAGCAGGCTCAGGCCGATGTATCGACAGCCCTCCAACGTCGTTCGGACTTGATTGGTAACTTGGTGGAGTCTGTTAAAGGACAAATGAATCATGAAACCGAAGTCTTTACCAAGATTGCTGATGCTAGAGCTAAAATCGGTAGTAGCTCAGTAACTTCGGAAGAAAACCAAAAGGCTCAGGGAGAATTGAGCTCTGCTCTTTCCCGCTTGATTTCCTTGACGGAGAATTATCCAGAACTCAAGAGCAATCAAAATGTTGAGCAACTAATGGTGGAACTTGAGGGAAGTGAAAATCGTATCTTTGTAGCACGCAAGGATTATAATAAAGTCGCAGCCGAGTACAATCAAAAGTTGAGAAGTTTTCCAACCGTGCTTTTTGCGAATATGATGAACTTTAAAGAAGCTGAAACCTTCAAAGAAACAGAAGAAGCCAAGATAGTTCCTAAGGTCGATTTTGGAACATCTTCATCAAGTCAATAA
- a CDS encoding LrgB family protein: MSEFVSNPLFGLALSILAYLVGMLIYRRFPHPLTTPLLLSAIFIIILLKVTGISYQDYYQGGVYLNNLIVPSTVALGIPLYKSFHLMKHHARSILFGSLLAVVVNTSFTAIVAKIFGMDFFLAISLFPKSVTTAMAVGITEKLQGLTTVTLVVVVATGILTSVIGPTLLKWLKIDDPVAVGLSLGGTGHAVGTGTAFRYGSVAGAMGGLAIGVTGILYVFVSPIVASLILS, translated from the coding sequence ATGAGCGAATTTGTTTCCAATCCCCTGTTTGGGCTTGCCCTGTCTATCCTTGCTTATCTAGTAGGAATGCTGATTTACAGACGTTTTCCCCATCCATTGACAACGCCTTTGCTTTTGTCGGCAATTTTCATTATCATCCTTCTTAAGGTGACGGGTATTTCTTACCAAGATTATTACCAAGGTGGGGTTTATCTGAACAACTTGATTGTCCCTTCAACCGTGGCTCTAGGGATTCCGCTTTATAAGAGTTTTCACTTGATGAAGCACCATGCTCGGAGTATTCTCTTTGGTAGTCTGTTAGCAGTAGTTGTCAATACTAGCTTCACTGCCATAGTAGCGAAAATCTTTGGTATGGACTTTTTCCTAGCCATTTCTCTCTTTCCCAAGTCAGTAACAACCGCCATGGCAGTGGGAATCACAGAAAAATTGCAAGGTTTGACGACTGTAACCTTGGTTGTCGTAGTGGCGACTGGGATCTTGACTAGTGTTATCGGACCAACACTTTTGAAGTGGTTGAAAATTGACGATCCAGTTGCAGTGGGACTTTCTCTTGGAGGAACAGGGCATGCTGTCGGAACGGGAACGGCCTTTCGATACGGCTCTGTAGCAGGCGCCATGGGTGGCTTGGCGATCGGTGTCACTGGTATTCTCTACGTCTTTGTTAGTCCCATTGTAGCCAGTTTGATATTGAGTTAA
- a CDS encoding GntR family transcriptional regulator, whose product MSWSFDNTKPIYLQIMEKIKLQIVSHELEPNQQLPTVRELASEAGVNPNTIQRALSDLEREGFVYSKRTTGRFVTEDLDLIVQSRKQLSEEQLKNFVTGMLQFGYQKEELPSVLSEYIKGV is encoded by the coding sequence ATGTCCTGGTCATTTGATAATACAAAACCCATTTATTTGCAGATTATGGAAAAAATCAAATTACAGATTGTTTCCCATGAACTGGAACCCAACCAACAGCTCCCAACCGTAAGGGAACTAGCGAGCGAGGCTGGGGTCAATCCCAACACAATTCAGCGTGCCTTGTCTGATCTTGAGCGCGAGGGCTTCGTTTATAGCAAGCGGACTACTGGTCGTTTTGTCACTGAGGACTTAGATCTCATCGTTCAGTCCCGCAAACAGCTTTCTGAGGAGCAACTGAAAAACTTTGTAACGGGCATGCTTCAATTCGGCTATCAAAAAGAAGAACTGCCAAGTGTGCTTAGCGAATACATCAAAGGAGTGTAA
- a CDS encoding ABC transporter ATP-binding protein, which yields MTLLAFENVSKSYGATAALNNVSLEIPAGKIVGLLGPNGSGKTTLIKLINGLLQPDQGRVLINNMDPSPATKAIVSYLPDTTYLNEQMKIKEALTYFKTFYQDFNLERAQHLLADLGIDENSRLKKLSKGNKEKVQLILVMSREARLYVLDEPIGGVDPAARDYILNTIINNYSPTSTVLISTHLISDIEPILDEIIFLNNGKVVRQGNVDDIRYESGESIDQLFRQEFKA from the coding sequence ATGACATTACTAGCATTTGAAAATGTATCCAAATCCTATGGGGCTACGGCAGCCCTTAACAATGTTTCCCTTGAGATTCCCGCTGGAAAAATCGTCGGGCTTCTCGGTCCAAACGGATCTGGAAAAACAACCCTGATCAAGCTGATCAACGGACTTCTCCAACCAGATCAAGGCCGTGTCCTCATTAACAACATGGACCCAAGTCCTGCTACCAAAGCCATTGTCTCTTATCTACCAGACACGACTTATCTGAATGAACAGATGAAAATCAAAGAAGCACTGACCTACTTTAAAACTTTCTACCAAGATTTCAATCTTGAGCGGGCTCAGCACCTTTTAGCAGATCTTGGCATTGATGAAAACAGTCGCCTCAAGAAATTGTCAAAAGGGAACAAGGAAAAGGTTCAGCTCATCCTCGTTATGAGCCGTGAAGCTCGTCTCTACGTTCTCGACGAACCGATTGGTGGTGTGGATCCGGCTGCCCGTGATTATATCCTCAATACCATCATCAACAACTACTCACCAACTTCAACTGTCTTGATTTCTACCCACTTGATTTCAGATATTGAGCCGATCTTGGACGAAATCATCTTCCTAAATAACGGAAAAGTTGTTCGGCAAGGAAATGTAGATGATATTCGTTACGAGTCAGGTGAGTCGATTGACCAGCTCTTCCGCCAAGAGTTCAAGGCTTAG
- a CDS encoding TPM domain-containing protein: protein MKRSRLFKHSLLVRLLGLLMVFLFLSAFTAPEKSEYGIYDPNHYLTDETIRLIRGLNKVNSQKAEKFQMGVYVVKSLDGETIETVANETARAWKIGYSGDNNGALIVLAVQDRKSRIETSNNVASKITDYQTNRFLKTARPYFQKGDYSNGVLSIVNNLNYMFYSGSSTPSSSSKSSYDYATNSSRLREIEKYAGERSSSRRNRKSSFDDGVLGFGVLIYFIVMIIRFIFGGRGGGSRGDDFGGGWWGGDSSDSGSSLSDSGSDSSGGWDGGGFDGGGSSDDW, encoded by the coding sequence ATGAAAAGAAGCAGATTATTTAAACATAGTTTGTTGGTTCGCTTGCTTGGATTGCTGATGGTCTTTCTCTTCTTGTCAGCATTCACAGCACCTGAAAAATCTGAGTACGGGATCTATGACCCGAATCATTATTTAACGGATGAGACTATTCGTCTGATTCGGGGATTGAACAAGGTAAATAGTCAAAAAGCAGAAAAATTCCAAATGGGCGTTTACGTTGTGAAAAGCCTAGATGGAGAAACAATTGAAACAGTCGCCAACGAAACAGCTAGAGCTTGGAAGATTGGCTACTCGGGAGACAATAACGGAGCCTTGATTGTTCTTGCAGTCCAGGATAGAAAATCACGGATTGAAACAAGCAATAATGTGGCCAGTAAGATCACAGACTATCAGACCAATAGATTTTTAAAAACAGCACGACCTTACTTTCAAAAGGGAGACTACAGCAATGGAGTTCTCTCTATAGTAAACAATCTCAACTATATGTTCTATAGTGGATCTAGTACACCTTCTTCAAGTTCTAAAAGTAGTTACGACTATGCGACCAATTCTAGTCGCTTAAGAGAAATTGAAAAGTATGCTGGTGAGAGGAGTTCTTCGAGACGGAATCGAAAAAGTAGCTTCGATGACGGAGTCCTCGGATTTGGAGTTCTCATTTACTTCATCGTGATGATTATTAGATTTATATTTGGGGGCCGTGGTGGCGGTTCACGTGGCGATGATTTTGGCGGTGGCTGGTGGGGCGGTGACTCATCAGATTCAGGATCCTCTTTGTCTGATTCAGGCTCCGACTCATCTGGTGGCTGGGACGGCGGTGGCTTCGATGGTGGCGGTTCGTCTGATGACTGGTGA
- a CDS encoding NADPH-dependent oxidoreductase, with protein MTETIKLMKAHTSVRRFKEQEIPQADLDEILTAGQMASSWKNFQSYSVILVRSQEKKDALYELVPQEAIRQSAAFLIFVGDLNRAEKGASLHTDTFQPQGVEGLLITSVDAALAGQNTLLAAESLGYGGVIIGLVRYKSEEVAALFNLPDYTYPVFGIALGVPNQQHEVKPRLPLKQVVFEEEYQEQPVEAILDYDQVQADYAGARATTSWSQRLAEQFGQAEPSSTRKNIEQKKLL; from the coding sequence ATGACAGAAACCATTAAACTGATGAAAGCTCATACTTCAGTTCGTCGTTTTAAGGAGCAAGAAATTCCTCAAGCAGACTTGGACGAGATTTTGACTGCTGGACAAATGGCGTCATCTTGGAAAAATTTCCAATCCTACTCTGTGATCCTTGTGCGCAGTCAGGAGAAGAAAGATGCTCTTTATGAATTGGTTCCCCAGGAAGCCATTCGCCAGTCAGCAGCCTTTTTGATCTTTGTCGGTGACTTGAACCGAGCTGAAAAGGGAGCAAGCCTTCATACGGACACTTTCCAACCTCAAGGAGTGGAAGGTCTCCTTATCACGTCTGTGGACGCTGCGCTTGCAGGGCAAAATACCTTGCTTGCAGCGGAGAGTCTGGGATATGGTGGTGTTATCATCGGTTTGGTCCGTTACAAGTCAGAAGAAGTGGCAGCGCTTTTTAACTTGCCTGACTATACCTACCCTGTTTTTGGGATTGCCCTTGGTGTGCCAAACCAACAACATGAGGTCAAACCAAGACTGCCTTTGAAACAAGTGGTTTTTGAGGAAGAATACCAAGAACAGCCAGTTGAAGCGATTTTGGACTATGACCAAGTACAGGCGGACTATGCTGGTGCGCGTGCGACGACCTCTTGGAGTCAGCGTTTGGCAGAGCAGTTTGGCCAAGCCGAACCTAGTTCAACTCGGAAGAATATAGAACAGAAAAAATTATTGTAG
- a CDS encoding DnaD domain protein, which produces MKPNDRFSFLKNNRVSQDTSSLVQCYLPIIGQEALSLYLYAITFWDGGQKEHLFANILNHLNFGMNTLLQSFKILSAVDLLTLYQKGEVYELQLHSPLSSQEFLSHSVYSRLLEKKIGDTAVSAMKQAPSEGEVLSVSLSQVFPTLTEEVTPIESKIKMKNDFDLEHFQRLMARDGLRFENEQADVLELFAIADEKKWTWFETYQLAKATAVAQVISVKRMREKIAQKQVSSDFSPKEMTIIREAKNKTPLQFLAEIKQTRKGNITQSERELLHQMASLGLLDEVINIVLLLTFNKVDSANVNEKYAMKVANDYAYQKIRTAEEAVLRIRERQQKGQEDQKSKTSSTKTNVPKWSNPEYKNQTSEETRLELERKKQEMLARLEEGGD; this is translated from the coding sequence ATGAAGCCAAATGACCGTTTTTCTTTTCTAAAGAATAATCGGGTGTCGCAAGATACCTCTTCTCTGGTGCAGTGCTACCTCCCGATTATCGGTCAGGAGGCACTGAGCCTCTATCTATATGCTATTACTTTTTGGGATGGTGGGCAAAAGGAGCACCTCTTTGCTAATATTCTTAATCATTTGAACTTCGGGATGAATACGCTCCTCCAGTCTTTTAAAATCTTATCTGCTGTGGACTTGCTGACTCTTTACCAGAAGGGGGAAGTCTATGAATTGCAGCTTCATTCTCCCCTTTCCAGTCAGGAATTCCTAAGTCATTCTGTCTATAGTAGACTTTTGGAGAAAAAGATAGGTGATACAGCTGTTTCTGCCATGAAGCAGGCTCCAAGTGAGGGAGAAGTACTCTCGGTTTCTTTGAGTCAAGTCTTTCCAACCCTGACCGAAGAAGTGACACCAATCGAGTCAAAAATCAAGATGAAAAATGATTTTGATTTAGAGCATTTTCAGCGGCTGATGGCTCGAGATGGTTTGCGTTTTGAAAACGAGCAGGCAGATGTTTTGGAATTGTTTGCCATCGCAGATGAAAAAAAATGGACCTGGTTTGAAACCTATCAATTAGCCAAGGCGACAGCTGTGGCTCAGGTTATTTCAGTCAAACGCATGCGTGAAAAGATAGCACAAAAGCAGGTATCTTCGGACTTTAGCCCCAAAGAAATGACCATTATCAGGGAAGCCAAAAATAAAACTCCCCTACAATTTTTAGCGGAAATCAAGCAAACGCGTAAGGGGAACATCACCCAAAGTGAAAGAGAACTTCTTCACCAGATGGCGTCTTTAGGCTTGTTGGACGAAGTCATCAATATCGTCTTACTTCTAACTTTTAACAAGGTTGATTCGGCAAATGTCAATGAAAAATATGCCATGAAGGTCGCAAATGACTATGCTTATCAAAAAATTCGGACAGCAGAAGAGGCTGTGCTTCGGATTCGAGAACGTCAGCAAAAAGGCCAAGAAGACCAAAAATCAAAAACTAGCTCAACTAAGACCAATGTTCCCAAGTGGAGCAATCCAGAATATAAAAATCAAACCAGTGAGGAAACTCGTCTGGAACTAGAACGCAAAAAACAAGAAATGTTAGCCCGATTAGAAGAAGGAGGAGACTAG
- the der gene encoding ribosome biogenesis GTPase Der produces the protein MALPTIAIVGRPNVGKSTLFNRIAGERISIVEDVEGVTRDRIYATGEWLNRSFSMIDTGGIDDVDAPFMEQIKHQAEIAMEEADVIVFVVSGKEGITDADEYVARKLYKTHKPVILAVNKVDNPEMRNDIYDFYALGLGEPLPISSVHGIGTGDVLDAIVENLPHEVEEENPDVIKFSLIGRPNVGKSSLINAILGEDRVIASPVAGTTRDAIDTHFTDADGQEFTMIDTAGMRKSGKVYENTEKYSVMRAMRAIDRSDVVLMVLNAEEGIREYDKRIAGFAHEAGKGMIIVVNKWDTLEKDNHTMKKWEEDIREQFQYLPYAPIVFVSALTKQRLHKLPEMIKQISESQNTRIPSAVLNDVIMDAIAINPTPTDKGKRLKIFYATQVATKPPTFVIFVNEEELMHFSYLRFLENQIRKAFVFEGTPIHLIARKRK, from the coding sequence ATGGCCTTACCAACTATTGCCATTGTGGGACGTCCCAATGTTGGGAAATCAACCCTATTTAATCGGATCGCTGGTGAGCGGATCTCAATCGTAGAAGATGTCGAGGGTGTGACACGTGACCGTATCTATGCAACGGGTGAGTGGCTCAATCGTTCCTTTAGTATGATTGATACAGGAGGAATTGACGATGTCGATGCTCCCTTCATGGAACAAATCAAGCACCAAGCAGAAATTGCCATGGAAGAAGCAGATGTTATCGTTTTTGTGGTGTCTGGGAAAGAAGGAATCACGGATGCGGACGAGTACGTAGCTCGCAAACTCTATAAAACCCATAAACCTGTTATCCTTGCCGTTAACAAGGTTGACAATCCTGAGATGCGAAATGACATCTATGATTTCTATGCGCTAGGATTGGGGGAACCACTACCAATTTCGTCTGTCCACGGTATTGGTACCGGTGATGTGCTGGATGCCATTGTGGAAAATCTACCACACGAAGTTGAAGAAGAAAATCCAGACGTGATTAAATTTAGCTTGATTGGTCGTCCAAACGTTGGAAAATCAAGTTTGATCAATGCTATCTTGGGAGAAGATCGTGTGATTGCTAGTCCAGTAGCTGGAACAACGCGTGATGCTATTGATACCCATTTTACAGATGCGGATGGCCAAGAGTTTACCATGATTGATACAGCTGGTATGCGTAAGTCTGGTAAAGTCTATGAAAATACGGAGAAATACTCTGTCATGCGTGCCATGCGTGCCATTGACCGTTCTGACGTGGTCTTGATGGTCCTCAATGCGGAAGAAGGCATCCGTGAGTATGACAAGCGTATCGCAGGTTTCGCCCACGAAGCAGGTAAAGGAATGATTATCGTGGTCAACAAGTGGGATACCCTTGAAAAAGATAATCACACCATGAAAAAATGGGAAGAGGATATCCGTGAGCAGTTCCAATATCTGCCTTATGCACCGATTGTCTTTGTATCCGCTCTTACCAAGCAACGTCTTCACAAACTGCCTGAGATGATCAAGCAAATCAGTGAAAGCCAAAATACCCGTATCCCATCAGCTGTCTTGAACGATGTTATCATGGATGCCATTGCTATCAACCCAACACCGACAGACAAAGGAAAACGCCTCAAGATTTTCTACGCTACCCAAGTGGCAACCAAGCCACCAACCTTTGTCATTTTTGTCAACGAAGAAGAACTCATGCATTTCTCTTACTTGCGTTTCTTGGAAAATCAAATCCGCAAGGCCTTTGTCTTTGAGGGAACACCGATTCACTTGATTGCGAGAAAACGGAAATAA
- a CDS encoding DUF2971 domain-containing protein, with the protein MTLLKIILKEDIELYRYLIAKVTFLQTHKEYQLVESYLDSNCFLIANRATEEKVFVALFKQPTRKTVEVECKKVMFIQTRNTRIPEGFEIEKAEKDFNDRLAENIRLGFLEPDRLVKQFQGMFKEDLETYFKKAEATIQAERQFFVKYYAKETIEKNPYQVVEGNVSFSHPKHFNDPFDCNCYYANGHSMMDFFRVFCLTHATDNILMWSYYANSHTGYALKYSYASLLDKIHSLKVDGLCVYGAVEYIDKRPNTRSNSNQFSYSNLNFYIKATFAKFKEWQHEREYRFVCILDENKEGAHEVLGDWVVIPQVDIVQGYAGCNNEIIKVSGYYPIKKLEKDILNYQLKS; encoded by the coding sequence GTGACTTTATTGAAAATCATTCTAAAAGAGGACATTGAACTATATCGTTATTTGATTGCAAAGGTAACATTCTTACAGACGCATAAAGAATACCAATTGGTGGAGTCCTATCTCGATAGTAATTGTTTTTTAATTGCCAACCGGGCAACAGAAGAGAAAGTGTTTGTGGCGCTCTTTAAACAACCGACTAGGAAAACGGTAGAGGTAGAGTGTAAGAAGGTTATGTTTATTCAAACCAGGAATACTAGGATTCCTGAAGGCTTTGAAATAGAGAAGGCGGAGAAAGATTTTAATGACCGGCTGGCAGAGAATATCAGACTGGGATTTTTAGAGCCAGATAGGTTAGTCAAGCAGTTTCAAGGGATGTTTAAAGAAGATCTTGAGACGTATTTTAAAAAGGCAGAAGCAACGATTCAAGCTGAGCGACAATTTTTTGTGAAGTACTATGCCAAGGAAACGATTGAGAAGAATCCTTATCAGGTAGTGGAAGGGAATGTGTCGTTTAGTCATCCGAAGCATTTCAACGACCCGTTTGACTGTAATTGCTACTATGCGAACGGCCATTCAATGATGGATTTCTTTCGAGTCTTCTGCCTTACACACGCTACAGATAATATTTTAATGTGGTCTTATTACGCCAATAGTCACACAGGCTACGCGCTCAAGTATTCGTATGCGAGTCTGTTAGATAAAATTCATTCCTTAAAGGTAGATGGACTTTGTGTATACGGAGCGGTGGAGTATATTGATAAACGACCTAATACGAGAAGCAATAGCAATCAATTTTCTTATTCGAATCTAAACTTCTATATTAAAGCGACCTTTGCAAAATTTAAAGAGTGGCAACACGAGAGAGAATACCGCTTCGTGTGCATTTTGGATGAAAACAAAGAAGGCGCGCACGAAGTTCTTGGAGACTGGGTGGTCATTCCGCAAGTGGATATCGTGCAAGGATACGCTGGATGTAACAATGAAATAATTAAAGTAAGTGGGTATTACCCAATCAAAAAATTAGAAAAAGATATTTTAAATTACCAGTTAAAATCTTAA
- the dnaI gene encoding primosomal protein DnaI has protein sequence MESVGDVIKRQTSRFQYQDLVQQIMKDPDVAAFIQKESLSQEELNRSISKFNQYITERDKFLRGDADYIARGYRPILVMNHGYADVSYEETPELIAAEKEAAIKNRLKLINLPASLKKAKLAQIDLDDLGRLPIFERLYSFVDLYPSIRKGLYLYGDFGVGKSFMMAALAHDLSEKRGASTTILHYPSFVIDVKNAIGEGTVKTLVDEIKLAEVLVLDDIGAEQSTPWVRDEILQVILQYRMQEDLPTFFTSNFNFQDLEKHFAKGKNGNDETWEARRVMERIRYLAEETRLEGENRR, from the coding sequence ATGGAAAGTGTGGGTGACGTTATCAAACGTCAGACAAGTCGTTTTCAGTATCAGGACCTAGTCCAGCAGATTATGAAAGACCCAGATGTAGCTGCTTTTATCCAGAAAGAATCCCTCAGTCAAGAGGAGTTAAATCGTAGCATCTCCAAGTTTAACCAATATATTACAGAACGGGATAAGTTTCTTCGTGGGGATGCGGACTATATAGCACGTGGTTACAGGCCTATCTTGGTCATGAATCACGGTTATGCGGATGTGTCTTATGAAGAAACACCAGAACTAATCGCGGCTGAAAAAGAGGCAGCTATAAAGAATCGTCTCAAGTTGATCAATCTACCAGCAAGTCTCAAGAAAGCGAAGTTGGCTCAGATTGATCTGGATGATCTAGGACGGTTGCCAATTTTTGAGAGACTCTATTCCTTTGTTGACCTTTACCCAAGCATCCGAAAAGGCCTCTATCTTTACGGAGATTTTGGTGTTGGTAAGAGTTTCATGATGGCCGCATTAGCTCATGACCTATCTGAAAAACGTGGAGCATCAACGACGATTCTCCATTATCCAAGTTTTGTCATTGATGTGAAAAATGCTATCGGTGAAGGAACTGTGAAGACCTTGGTGGATGAGATCAAATTAGCAGAGGTCTTGGTCTTGGATGATATTGGTGCAGAGCAGTCGACTCCTTGGGTACGTGATGAGATTCTCCAAGTTATTCTCCAGTACCGCATGCAGGAAGATTTGCCGACCTTCTTTACTTCCAACTTTAATTTCCAAGATTTGGAAAAACATTTTGCCAAAGGAAAGAATGGAAATGACGAGACTTGGGAAGCTAGACGGGTCATGGAACGAATCCGTTATTTAGCAGAGGAAACGAGACTAGAAGGAGAAAATCGCCGATGA
- the nrdR gene encoding transcriptional regulator NrdR gives MRCPKCGATKSSVVDSRQAEEGNTIRRRRECDECQHRFTTYERVEERTLVVVKKDGTREQFSRDKIFNGIIRSAQKRPVSSDEINMVVNRIEQKLRSRSENEIQSEYIGALVMEELAELDEITYVRFASVYRSFKDVSELESLLQQITQSSKKKKEK, from the coding sequence ATGCGTTGTCCAAAATGTGGGGCTACCAAGTCTAGTGTTGTTGATAGTCGACAAGCCGAAGAAGGAAATACCATCCGCCGAAGACGTGAGTGCGACGAGTGTCAGCATCGTTTTACAACCTATGAACGAGTAGAAGAGCGAACGCTGGTTGTCGTCAAAAAAGACGGTACGCGAGAGCAGTTTTCAAGAGATAAAATCTTTAATGGGATTATCCGCTCAGCCCAGAAACGCCCTGTTTCAAGTGATGAAATCAACATGGTGGTCAATCGTATCGAGCAAAAACTCCGTAGTCGCAGTGAGAATGAGATTCAAAGTGAATACATTGGAGCCTTAGTCATGGAGGAATTGGCAGAACTGGATGAGATTACCTATGTTCGTTTTGCCAGTGTTTATCGTAGCTTTAAGGATGTGAGTGAGTTGGAGAGTCTGCTCCAGCAGATCACTCAGTCCTCTAAGAAGAAAAAGGAAAAGTAA